From a single Apium graveolens cultivar Ventura chromosome 2, ASM990537v1, whole genome shotgun sequence genomic region:
- the LOC141708332 gene encoding putative NADH dehydrogenase [ubiquinone] 1 alpha subcomplex subunit 12 — MATTLVKTVFASIKEKGLLTFIRDIKHEGYLKCLADGNLLQTKLHNLGATVVGVDKFGNKYYEKLGDTQYGRHRWVEYASKGRYNASQVPPEWHGWLHFITDRTGDELLSLKPKRYGLDHKENLSGEGDEYIYHSKGHTLHAGQRDWTRYQSWQPTKT, encoded by the exons ATGGCAACAACCCTGGTCAAGACCGTCTTTGCATCTATCAAGGAGAAGGGCTTGCTCACCTTCATTCGTGATATCAAACACGAAGGATACTT GAAGTGCCTTGCAGACGGAAATCTTCT GCAAACAAAGTTACATAATTTAGGTGCAACTGTTGTCGGCGTTGATAAGTTTGGTAATAAATACTACGAAAAGCTTGGAGACACTCAATATG GAAGGCATAGGTGGGTGGAATATGCCTCGAAGGGGCGATACAATGCTTCTCAAGTTCCACCAGAATGGCATGGGTGGTTACACTTCATAACTGATCGTACAGGAGATGAG CTCTTGAGCCTGAAACCAAAGAGGTACGGTTTGGACCACAAGGAGAACTTGTCCGGAGAGGGTGACGAGTACATCTATCATTCCAAGGGACACACTCTCCATGCTGGGCAGAGAGACTGGACCAGGTACCAGTCCTGGCAACCAACAAAGACCTAA